One Primulina tabacum isolate GXHZ01 chromosome 10, ASM2559414v2, whole genome shotgun sequence DNA segment encodes these proteins:
- the LOC142505632 gene encoding uncharacterized protein LOC142505632 isoform X1 — protein MGVDYYKILQVDRSANDEELKKAYRKLAMKWHPDKNPNNKKDAESKFKQVSEAYDVLSDPNKRAVYDQYGEEGLKGQVPPPGAGGFPGGMDGGGANAFRFNPRRAEDIFSEIFGFASPFGGMGDTGGGSRVGGSGFPSNMFRDDIFANYKNAAAAGGEGSSAGATRKAAAIERMLPCSLEDLYKGTSKKMKISRDIMDSNRRPATVEEILTIAIKPGWKKGTKITFPEKGNEQRGVIPSDLVFIIDEKPHNLFKRDGNDLITTQKISLVEALTGYTAQVTTLDGRNLTIPINSIISPTYEEIVRGEGMPIPKEPGKKGNLRIKFNIKFPSRLTSEQKTGIKRLFSPS, from the exons ATGGGTGTGGACTACTACAAGATTCTTCAAGTGGACCGCTCCGCCAATGACGAAGAGTTGAAAAAGGCCTACCGCAAACTCGCCATGAAGTGGCACCCTGACAAGAACCCTAACAACAAGAAGGATGCGGAATCCAAATTCAAACAAGTTTCTGAGGCTTATGAT gtgtTGAGCGATCCGAATAAAAGGGCTGTTTACGATCAGTACGGGGAGGAAGGGTTGAAGGGGCAGGTGCCTCCGCCGGGTGCTGGTGGGTTTCCCGGGGGGATGGACGGAGGAGGGGCCAACGCGTTCCGGTTTAACCCACGTAGAGCGGAGGATATATTTTCGGAGATTTTTGGATTTGCGAGCCCGTTTGGGGGAATGGGGGATACGGGCGGTGGCTCTAGGGTTGGTGGGTCGGGTTTTCCTAGCAATATGTTTAGGGACGATATATTTGCTAATTATAAAAATGCTGCTGCAGCAGGTGGTGAAGGGAGCTCGGCCGGTGCTACCCGGAAGGCCGCCGCCATTGAAAGGATGTTGCCTTGTAGTTTGGAGGATTTGTACAAGGGTACTAGTAAGAAGATGAAGATTTCGAGGGATATTATGGACTCCAATAG GAGACCAGCCACCGTGGAAGAAATTCTCACCATTGCAATCAAGCCCGGGTGGAAAAAAGGAACGAAGATTACTTTTCCAGAAAAAGGAAACGAGCAGCGAGGTGTCATACCCTCAGACCTCGTCTTCATCATCGATGAAAAGCCTCATAACTTATTTAAGAGAGATGGAAACGACCTAATCACCACCCAGAAGATTTCTTTGGTTGAAGCTCTGACCGGCTACACCGCACAAGTGACGACCCTTGATGGCCGGAATCTGACAATACCAATTAACAGCATCATTAGCCCCACATACGAAGAAATTGTTAGAGGAGAAGGGATGCCGATCCCGAAAGAACCTGGCAAAAAGGGAAACCTAAGAATCAAATTCAACATTAAGTTTCCTAGTAGGCTGACTTCAGAGCAGAAAACTGGCATTAAAAGGCTATTTTCGCCTTCTTGA
- the LOC142505632 gene encoding uncharacterized protein LOC142505632 isoform X2, whose amino-acid sequence MGVDYYKILQVDRSANDEELKKAYRKLAMKWHPDKNPNNKKDAESKFKQVSEAYDVLSDPNKRAVYDQYGEEGLKGQVPPPGAGGFPGGMDGGGANAFRFNPRRAEDIFSEIFGFASPFGGMGDTGGGSRVGGSGFPSNMFRDDIFANYKNAAAAGGEGSSAGATRKAAAIERMLPCSLEDLYKGTSKKMKISRDIMDSNRFKDIHRGNQTCF is encoded by the exons ATGGGTGTGGACTACTACAAGATTCTTCAAGTGGACCGCTCCGCCAATGACGAAGAGTTGAAAAAGGCCTACCGCAAACTCGCCATGAAGTGGCACCCTGACAAGAACCCTAACAACAAGAAGGATGCGGAATCCAAATTCAAACAAGTTTCTGAGGCTTATGAT gtgtTGAGCGATCCGAATAAAAGGGCTGTTTACGATCAGTACGGGGAGGAAGGGTTGAAGGGGCAGGTGCCTCCGCCGGGTGCTGGTGGGTTTCCCGGGGGGATGGACGGAGGAGGGGCCAACGCGTTCCGGTTTAACCCACGTAGAGCGGAGGATATATTTTCGGAGATTTTTGGATTTGCGAGCCCGTTTGGGGGAATGGGGGATACGGGCGGTGGCTCTAGGGTTGGTGGGTCGGGTTTTCCTAGCAATATGTTTAGGGACGATATATTTGCTAATTATAAAAATGCTGCTGCAGCAGGTGGTGAAGGGAGCTCGGCCGGTGCTACCCGGAAGGCCGCCGCCATTGAAAGGATGTTGCCTTGTAGTTTGGAGGATTTGTACAAGGGTACTAGTAAGAAGATGAAGATTTCGAGGGATATTATGGACTCCAATAG ATTTAAAGATATACACAGAGGGAATCAAACATGCTTCTAA
- the LOC142505632 gene encoding uncharacterized protein LOC142505632 isoform X3 — translation MGVDYYKILQVDRSANDEELKKAYRKLAMKWHPDKNPNNKKDAESKFKQVSEAYDVLSDPNKRAVYDQYGEEGLKGQVPPPGAGGFPGGMDGGGANAFRFNPRRAEDIFSEIFGFASPFGGMGDTGGGSRVGGSGFPSNMFRDDIFANYKNAAAAGGEGSSAGATRKAAAIERMLPCSLEDLYKGTSKKMKISRDIMDSNRTCW, via the exons ATGGGTGTGGACTACTACAAGATTCTTCAAGTGGACCGCTCCGCCAATGACGAAGAGTTGAAAAAGGCCTACCGCAAACTCGCCATGAAGTGGCACCCTGACAAGAACCCTAACAACAAGAAGGATGCGGAATCCAAATTCAAACAAGTTTCTGAGGCTTATGAT gtgtTGAGCGATCCGAATAAAAGGGCTGTTTACGATCAGTACGGGGAGGAAGGGTTGAAGGGGCAGGTGCCTCCGCCGGGTGCTGGTGGGTTTCCCGGGGGGATGGACGGAGGAGGGGCCAACGCGTTCCGGTTTAACCCACGTAGAGCGGAGGATATATTTTCGGAGATTTTTGGATTTGCGAGCCCGTTTGGGGGAATGGGGGATACGGGCGGTGGCTCTAGGGTTGGTGGGTCGGGTTTTCCTAGCAATATGTTTAGGGACGATATATTTGCTAATTATAAAAATGCTGCTGCAGCAGGTGGTGAAGGGAGCTCGGCCGGTGCTACCCGGAAGGCCGCCGCCATTGAAAGGATGTTGCCTTGTAGTTTGGAGGATTTGTACAAGGGTACTAGTAAGAAGATGAAGATTTCGAGGGATATTATGGACTCCAATAG GACATGTTGGTGA